TATTCGGTAGCTTGCTAGGCCACCGGTCATCATCAGTCCCAAGCGGACCTCCTCCCCCAGCTCCTGCAGGAACCTCTGCGCCTTCAATCCAGGTcgctcctcctccacctcctccaTCGGCCGGTCCGTCACGCAAAGAACTGCCTTTCGACACTAGCGACCCGTCTTGGAAGGGCCTTCTGGATGAACTGATGCAGATGGGAATTACCGAAGACCAGATTGCTGAGAATTCGGACTTCATTAAGGCGTATATCGACCAGAAGCAGGCTGCAGAGGATGAAAatcaaaagaaaggaaaggcTCCGCCTCCGCCACCTCCATCCGCACCTCCTGCCCCCAAGGTCAGCCCCCAAAGCACTGGCAACAGCTCAGGTAGTCGACGAGGtgctcctccgccgccgccgccgtctCGAAGGACTCGCCCTGACGCGCAGGAGGACGGTGCGTCAGCCTCACCGCGCGAACCGTCACCACCCAGACCCAAGTTCCGAGCACCGCCGCCAATTGCAGATGCTGGCAAATTTTCCCAAGATATTAGCCCAGCACCTGGAACGCGTTCACGAGCAAGCTCTGGAGCGAACCTTGgaccccctcctcctccacggCCTCCCAAGACGCCAATGGAGGACAGCGCTCCTCGATTTGGAGTCCCTCCTCCCTTTCAAGGAGAGCGCAAGGTGTCAGCACCACCGGCACCTCCCAGTCGAAGTCCGGCACCTCCAgggcctccgccgcctccacCTCGTACAACAAGCCCTGCGGCGCAACCACCCCTTCCTCCTAAGGTCCCTCATGGACCACCCCCTACGCCAGCCAGAAATCCAGTTCCGCCTCCTCCCCCGACCAGAAGTCCAGTatcacctccgcctccaccTCTTCCTACTGCTTCTCGGCCCACTCCTCCTACGGCTGCTGCACCACCagctcctccacctccgcctcctgtTACAAACACCCCACCGCCGCCTCCACCCTCCACGAGCGGTCTCCCTCCACGCCCTCCACCTCCGCCAGTGAACACTgccccccctcctcctccccccccACCGCCGGTAAGCACTGGtccacctcctccgccgccggcaCCGCCAGTGCCCCCAGCGAATACTGGCCCACCagctcctccacctccgccgccgccggcaCCGGGTGCTGGCGCTCCCCCGCcgcctccaccaccaccaggtgctgctgctcctcCACCACCTCCCCCTGCTGCCGGCGCTCCACCGTTGCCCAAACCCACTGGTGGAAGGGATGATCTTTTGGCTTCCATTAGAGCTACAGGAGGAAAGGGTGGTGGAGGTTTACGGAAGGTCAGCGATTCAGAGAAGAAAGACCGGAGTGCGGCTCTTGTGCCTGGAGGCGCTAATGAGTCGTCATCTGGAACTCCAAGCGGTGGCGGTGCTCCTCAAGGAGGTTTGGCAGGTGCCTTGCAAGATGCACTGGCAAAGCGAAAGCAGAAGGTTAGCGGCAGTGGTaagtgttttttttttttttttttccctatTTGTTGCCTTATATCACATATTCTAATTGCATATCGCAGATGATGAGaaggacgacgatgacgattgGTAAGTTATCGCTTGCCTTGGCCACTGTCATCGTATCTTTATTCGTCGTCATATGGTTATTGGGTGGATTCATGGACTTTTGTATTATGGGGAAACCTTGCATAGTGAGTATGGGTTTCTCTCAACGATGGTTCacgaatccgtcaaaagcTTTTGTTTCAAGGCATCCATTCAGTAGGCGAATAGAACAGGTCTTTGCGCATCGGATTTGTGTCGATGCAAATACAAATGAACGGCTTACAGAGAGGCATTCGATTATTTGTCGGGAGTAGAGTCATGGCTGTAGTTCTGGAATACATGTTACCTGTTACCGTTTTTGGAATACTCGGATCAACTTTGAGCCGCCCGCCGCGCGACTCCGATGGAAAAAAAGACGAGCCGGCTTGGTTTTCGTGACAGCGCCGACAAGAACAGACGATATCAATTCGTTGGTCAAAATAAAAGACAGCATCAACTAACGGCTGCTGGGCGTGCGGCACAATTAGGAAAGGCAGATATGCTGTCTCCCTCGCCGTTGAAGCCCTCCGCTCCATCAGCGTCACTCCTCCGATTTCTGCGCTCTCAATCCGATTATTTCACAGCCAATCCGTCAACATGCCTCCGTTCTACAACATGTTCCAAAGGGCGACCATCGGGCGCCCTGTCGCTCCGGAGAATATCAAATTGGACAGGCCTTGATCCTGCGCCATGCAGGGCAACAGTCGAAGCGAACCTTTTCGCCATCCCGAACCTCTCAACCAAAAAAAATACTCCTCCGCGGGGTCGATGCGCACTCGGCAAAGAAGAACCTGTCCAACTATCACTTTCGCCTCTTAACCCTTTTCCTTCACGAACTGCGTCGACCAAGAGCCGTCCGCTACTGCGCAGGCTTTTCGATCTGAGGCGGAGCAAAGAATCGGACGCCAAATCTAAGGCTAGTCGCACTGGGCCTGCGCTGATTGATGACGGAACAGAATCGAATTTCAACATTGGGCGCGGATTAGTATCAAAGGCGACAAATGAATTGCGATTGCGATGCACCGAGTTTGATATAAACGGGAATGTCACGCTTGTCAACGGGGAGTTCAGAAAGAGCGAACTGATTGCGAAGGTTTGTCTACCAGGCATTTTCGGTTTATTCCAACCAATACCGCGATACAGCAATCCGCTGACCAGAATGTCGAGCGATAGTACGGTCTACTTCCCCGAGATCTTCGCAAAATCGATTCCTCAACCTTGCCGCACATCCTTGTTCGGCCGAGCGCTATCCTTATTAACCTCTTGCATCTTCGAGTTCTAATAAAAGCTGACCGGGTTCTTGTGTTTGACGCCTACGGATCGACAGACTCTTACATGCAATCGTTGTTCGTGTACGATTTGGAGGGAAAGCTTCGACAGAAGCAGGCCCAAAGCGCCGGTGCCCTACCCTACGAGTTCCGCGCTCTGGAAGCGGTATTGATCAGCGTTACCGCCGGGTTGGAAGAAGAGTTCAACGGTGTTAGAGATCCGGTTGTGCGCGTTCTTCGAGCCTTGGAAGAGGATATTGATCGGGACAAGCTGCGACACCTTCTGATCTATTCCAAGAGGCTTGGTACTTTCGAGCAGAAAGCAAGACTGGTCCGAGATGCAATTGATGATCTTCTGGAGGCAGACGATGATTTGACTGCCATGTATTTGACTGAAAGATCCCAGGGGACGCAGCGAACAGACGATGATCACCAAGAAGTTGAGATGTTGCTCGAGTCATACCACAAGGTCTGTGATGAAATTGTCCAGGCTAGCGGCAACTTGGTGACTGGTATCCGGAACACTGAGGAAGTGTAAGTTTGATTCATGCCAAACTAAGCGCATATAGAGTCTAACCCGATAACAGTGTCAAAGCGATTCTCGACGCAAACCGCAACTCTCTCATGCTTCTCGATCTCAAGTTCAGCATTGGTACCCTCGGTCTGGCCACCGGAACACTCTACGCCGGTCTCTATGGAATGAACTTGAAGAACTTTATCGAAGAGTCTGACTACGGTTTTGGCGGTGTCTCTGTCACCTGCTTCGCGATCACCGCAGTCGTCTGCGTTTACGGACTCCACAAGCTCCGCAAACTCCAACGCGTCCGGATGTGGGGTGAATCCGGCGCTGGGGGAGCCCCTATCGCACCCCTCGCCAGCAATGTCGGCCACAGGTCCAACTGGCGGGCAGATTCGATTGAACCTGTCTGGGGCAGTTACCCCGGTGAAGGACGGGTTGAGAGGATCAAGCGTCTTAAGGAAGGCGCTGCTGCGACAGCTGCTAAATCAGCTGCGTCCGATGCGACAGCAACCAAGGCATCTGATCTCATGAATAAGATGGAATACACGAGACGTGTTCGCAAAGATGCCTCGGCGCAGGGGTCGGCAGAGCATTATCCCTCTCGTGGCAGCGATCACAAAGATTCCTCTTCTTGAGAGGTTATCTACTTCCTCTTTTTACCTTTGTGATATCACCATACCAATATTGCAGCATCCAAGGAATTGCCCGTTATGAACCCGGGCGAATTGTCTTGACAAAAGCTACATACCTTTGCTTTCCTCATTTGTTTCTTGTTTGGAGTCACTCGAATATAGAAGGCGTTAGATTCGGGGTTTTTGAATATGATCGGTGAGTGGGGGTAGCATGGCATCTAGCATTGTCGTTATAATCTTTTCTCACTTGCGAGTCGTGCTGTCTTCATGACTGTATGATTAGAGCTCCCAACTCCTTCATTGAGTTGCACTTTGAATCCTTTGAGGGATCCAAAGCAACAGAGAATGTGGCCCGGCCTGGCCTGACCTGGTTTGACCTCGTTTCCTGGTGGATCCATGTTAATGTATCTCCCTTGGCCGTGTATGCATGTATGTACTTATACGAAACAATATCATGGTTTATCTTAAGACTACCTTCGCTAGACTCTTTGCCTTATGGGCGACTATCATTATTCACAGATTCCTCTCTATCATATGACTTAGCGCCGGTTTTTTTCCACTCTTTTATTCTATCTCACTATCCAGGCACTATTTCAAGTCATTCCATCAATTATCATGAGAATAATTCAGTCAGACGAACCCAAGCCACTGTCCGGCCTAAAGCCGCGCAGGAGAAGAGGCGCACACGAACAGATTACGAGGCTTGGAAGAACAAGTTTGGGAACTTAGGCGCTATTATGCAGAGGACATCCGCAACCGTGGCAAACAAAGTTTGATGTTTCGTAACCCATTGCAGCATCCAGACACTTCTGTAGGGCTCCGATGCCGTATGTCAGATGGTCTGCAGAAAAATGTAAGACACTCGGCATCATATATCAGAACAGTTTTATGCTTACACTTGGCAGCCTGAGGTAGCTCTGAGTATAACTCATCGCTCCTATCCCAAATCATGTTTAATTCATGTGCAGTACACTCAACTTGCAAACCGGTGGAACTCAAGCGATAGTGACAAGAAAGCAAAAGGCCGGCAAGCTGAGCATAACAGCAGTACTATGGAGTCGATTCCTGTATCTAGTAGAGGAACATCGGAGGATATCGCGCAAATCCCATAATTCCACCCCGCATTTCGGTGTcatagcagcagcagcagcagcagggaaAATCGCTCAACCGGGAATTCCCGGAGTACGTGTGTATTCTGTATGGCACTGTCATCAATGCCGTTGACTCTGTCCCCGGCCGCTGTGGATGCCCTTAGCCCGCTCCTTCCAAATCTTGGCCGCTTCTTGCACGCCTCCTTCTCGGGCACATTCCCGCCGGACAACTTCCTCAATCAGTGTGAGAATCTCATCCCCGGAGTCTGCATCCACGTTCGTATCGGGATGGCCGGTTTGCACGGCAGACTTGTTCTTCTTACTGTTCCACTCTGAAGTTACTCGTTGCCGGCCTCCAATGACGGCCATGTTCCTCGTACTCGGGATCCGCAGCATGGTCTTTTCCACGTCGTACCCGATCTCTTCGGCAACACTCATAGTCTTTGCAGTAAGACAGCCGTACATTGACTTGTTTGCTCCGGCATCGGTCTGAGCATCGAGCTTGGCGGCCCGAAGCGCTTTTAGGTCTCCGGTGGCCGGCTGTGGGTTTTGCTCGGCTTCATGTGCCTTgttttcctcctcttcatcaaacTTTCCGTCCTTTGGCGGAGGATAGCGATAACGCGCACCAGATAGTGCGTGTGAGCAGCATGGAATCGCCATAAATGGCAGTGGTGATTCTGGATTAGCAAGAGCAGCCATCAACGGAGTCCAGACGGTAAGTTCATCGGCATGGTTGGACATGATGAAGGTATCTTTCGGGAAAATGCCGGAGTGTGTCTTTGCACCCACATCAAGCGCGTCCGTGCTTGCTCCCGGACCATTGAGAATATCCGCAAAAGGCTTTGGGATATAGACCTCCTCGCTTAGCCGCTCTTGCACCGTCTCCGGGAAGATTTTCCATGTCTTTCGGCAACGAGCATCAAAGCCCCAACCCTGGTAGCCTTCGATTAAGAGCACGTAGACAAGCACGCCGTTCCCACACGCAACGTCCACAAAGCCTGGGAAGTTTCGATCGTGGCCGTCCTTTCCTCTCTCCTCCGCAGGAACCACGCCGTACATACTCCTCCATAGCTCAATGAGAAATGCACTGATCGATAAATCCTCAAAAACATGCTTTGAAGGCTGTGTATCCTCTACCCAGTTCTGACACAGCCACGAGGCATACTTCTGCTTCAACCGCGAGTATGTGTCCTGAACCAGATGTCGCGGGAGCACATTATCCTTGGTTGGCTTGTAGTTACCACCTTCAGGCATCATGGTAGAGATATCTGAGCCCCGAGCCAGTCGAATCTGGGTGTTGAGCAGTGCATGCAGTGTGCGCTCGAGACGGTTTTGAATCGGCTCATCGGGGTAAAGCATAAAATGCAACGACAACTGTCCTGCCccaccctcctcctcttccgaaGACGTAGCTCTGGGCTTGTAGTAATCATACAACAATGCCCAGGACTGCAGAAGCGGATGATAAAAAGGCAGCTCCTCCTTGGACGCTATATGCGGCGAATAAACAACAAGCAGACGTCGATAGCCACCATAAACTGACCCGTAAAAATGACAAGTCTGCTCCAAGGGCCGATCCAATTGTGGTTTCCTAGGAATCAGCCTCCTAACCACCGTCCGACTCAGCTCGAATCCCGCAATGTCTCTCGCAGGAATCGGCTGCACGTCGTCTTCATCAGCAACATCAGCGTCTCCCGATAAAGCAACCTTGCCAGTAGAATCAGCAAacaatctctccctctctgcAGGCGTCCTCAAAACACCCAAGCTATCATGAAGGATATCAGCCCGGAACAAATGGCTCGACATCCGGTTCGGATTCGCCAGCAGGTACAGCGTTAGGTTATCGATCACCTTTGGCGTGAATAACAGATTGCCCTCTAGCAGATCTGGCGAGGTGctccatttttcttcttcaatgcccTTAAAGATGTGGAGAGGTGAGGGCTCAAGGGTCTCTGAAAGTGGCTTCCCGGTGAGTTTGGATTGGTCGCGGGGGGCTTGTTTGACTCGGACCATAATCGTTGTATTGTGAGCTTGGCAGGTCCTGTTCCCCTTTTAAATAGCTGAAGCGAGTCACAAAGTGCAGTTAGTTATCTAGAGAGTAGTAGTAGCAGATTCGATCTCTTCACAAGATTGATAACCACGTGACTGTTAATAGCCTGAGGCATCATAAAACTGAAGTTGGATTCAAGTATGTGGTGGTAACTTTGCAACTGATAGCTGATATCCTATTTAGTCCAGTTAATAAGATTCACAGTACCTAGCCCTTGTAGAAGAGGTTACCAGAGGAGATCCCCAATCCCTGGTCGAGCAAAGCAAGTATCGAACCCCAATGACGTTATCCGTTCTGCTCACCCCGCAGCAGGTACAAGTACAGTTCCAAATTCCAATTACCTCGTAGAGAAACTATTATACCTTCTTATACTATAGAGAGCCCCTCTTTAATTACCGGACTATAaataaagagagaaaaaaatgCCAGCCCCTCGCTGCTTCATCATCCGCCACGGCGAAACCGAATGGTCCCTCAATGGCCGACACACGGGCATCAGTGACCTCCCGCTCACAGCCAATGGTGAGAAACGTGTCGCGGCAACTGGCAAGGCTCTCGTTGGTGATGACAGGTTGATTGTGCCAAAGAAGTTATCTCATGTGTATGGACAGTCCTTCCTTTACTCTTTATTAATTTAACGGGGTATGGATGTTAACGGGATGATAGTTACGTCTCCCCCCGCACCCGTGCACAACGAACACTCGAATTACTAGAGATTGGATGCAAAGAGAGACTCCCTTGGAAAGAGAGCCGGAAGGCCGAGGAAGACGAACCGATTCGGACAGAAGCCAAGGTGGTCATCACTGAGGCCGTTCGCGAATGGGACTATGGTGATTACGAAGGTTTCACGAGCAAACAGATCAAGGAGCAGCGGGCGAAGAATGGGGAGGAGCCGTGGGATATTTGGAAGCAGGGATGTCCCGGTGGAGAGTGAGTCAATTCAACAACCTCAGATTATTCAGGCTGGGTTGCAAAAGCAGTTAAGTTAACTAAAACAGAACCCCCGAAGACGTCGTCCGTCGTCTCGACGCAGTCATCGCAGACATCAGAGAAAACCACCACCGCAAATGTTTCGAAGACCCCAATGCCTCCGGAGACGTCCTTATCGTCGCACATGGCCATATCCTCCGCGCCTTTGCCATGCGCTGGACCGGGAAGCCATTGGCTGAGACATCGCTCATTCTGGAAGCCGGTGGTGTTGGTACTCTTAGGTATGATGGGTCCAAGAAATTTTGTACCGTGAATGGTGCTGACAAAATTCAGTTACGAGCATCATAACATCGACGAGCCGGCGATTATTCTCGGAGGAGGGTTCGTGGTAGACTAATCGTATCACGCGGGAGCAAATGAAAGGAACCTATGCGGGAATCTTAATTAGTTAGATGATGCCCCATACATACATAATGGATTGAACACCACATAACCCCCATTAGTAAAATAACCAACTCACCGTAAAAACTCCTACAATGCGAAACAAAATCACGACTCGGACTCCTCCTTAATCCGCCTCTCGCCCTCCCCTTGACTCTCCTCCTTAAaaaccccctcctcccccagcACCTTGGCAGACCCCATAAACAACCCCCCAACATACCCGCCCAAAAACCGCATGTCCTCCGCCTGTACCGCCGTCATTCGCAACAGATTCTCCGTATCTGCGAGGTGCGCATTTAGTTGTGCCAATTGCGAGTGGAGGTGGGTGTATTGGCGCGATTTGGTCGTTGATGTAGACGAGGCACTGGTGGATGCTGAGGCGGAGGTTGAGGTGGGGAGGATGGAGGGACGGAAGGAAGCTTGGGAGGGGTTGTGGTAGTGCGAAGGCATTTTGTCGAGTTTAAGAGACACTTCTCTGTTCTGCGCTGACTATTGTCTTCCGGAGATGTGTTGTTTTGTTGTGGTCGTTGGTTGTCGGGGATAATAGATTTCCATTGTAGGATTACATAAGCTACCTAGAAACCCTACAGATACACATCTCGAGAATTTATACTTGCATCAGATTAAACAAATTACAGCGGCTGTTGCAGACTTCTGTCATTATTTCCCTCTTATGATAATGCGAGCCCAGTCAAATCGTAGTCAATTAAATAAATGGAGTCCTTTCTCCTTTTATGCGCCAGAAACCACAGACCATGAAAGAAAACTAGAGATCACCCAGCCATCGGATATTTTCACCTCACAGAACATTGAAACGCGCATGGGATAGTaatgaaagagaaaagacaaagaaaaagcaTCCATGTCACAGTAAAAACAGAGAGATTCGGCAAAGAAAACATATACGGGCCCACGAAAAAAACATTCCCACGCAGGTAGTGTACAATCTGGCAAATGAGATGCATGATTGGCAACGAGAAAAAGCATCGATGCCAATGATCGGTGGTATAGTTGTAGAAGatcgaaaagaaaaggagtaGTTCCCAGGCCGAGTGTTCGTGTTCTCGGCCTCATTAGGATAAACAATGCAGATATAGGAGATGaacgaaaaggaaaagaaatgaatgGACAAAAACACATACACACGCCCGACCCGACCACTCCAAGGCAAAATGAGAacaaagcaaaaaagaaatgaccCCCATGTCCCTTATGTATATGTCGAACAAACAAATAGAGGCGAACAAAACAGAATTAGTAAAAttgcttctctttttctttgtcgTGTCCGTTTTTTCCCTCGCACTTGCTCAATGCCCATACTCTCGTTTATATGGAAGTAAGACAGGAAAGAATCTATGGCAAACAGACGGGGAATGTAATTTATAAACGGCGAGGTAAGGAAACGGTGTTGAAAAGGCTATGGGTTCGAGTTCGTCTCGACAGAGATATCAAGAATCAACCATGAGCGTGGCAAGGAAGAAACGGCGATCTCGTCTATCGCACCGGCGTCGTGGCTTGCTGAGCACCAAGGCTGATCTGGCTGCTGTGGGCCGAGTTCTCGGACTCCAGGTTCGCACTGGCCGCACTATCACCACTCTTCGCGCTGGCGCTCGCACTTCCGGTCAGACTTCTATGTTTTGGAGCACGCTTGGCGGGAAATTGGTTGTTGCTCACCCCATAATGTTGCTCAACTTGCTGCGGTCCTACCGCGTTACCATGCCCCGGAGGATGCTTGGGAACCGGTGCTCGCACGACGGGAGGAGAGGGATTACCGCCGTGGGAATGACCAGGAGGGCCGAGGTTCTGTGGATCTTGAGCGGTCATCGGTCGGCCCATCCGgggcccgggcccggggggaCCACCCTGAGGTGTAGCGGGGGAATGGCTGTTGCGGCGACTTGTGGGATACGGGTGCGGGGGGAAATCGCCCATTCGACTGGTCGTCATAGAATTGGCACGCGAATCCGCCTGCATCTGATTCCGGTCGACGGCACCATACCTGTTGGACGAGTAGCTCATCATGGGGTTATCGAAAAGGGAGTCATGCAGGCCAGGGATTTCCTGCATGATGCGTTCGCTCGCGCGCTTCCGACCGCCACCAAAATACCGGCTAAATGAGGAAGCAggtctgctgttgctgctgttgttaaGACTCAACTCCGGGTTCTTGCGGAACTGGCTTGCAGACGGCATTCTGCGATTCTTCCGTGAAGTCAGGCTCATCATATCGACACTGTCGGGATCGACCTGGGGAATGCCAAGAGTATCCATGGGGTCGAAATagtcatcctcgtcctcctcgtcaaGAGCGGGCCGAGACGGTCCCCGTCTacggccaccaccaccaccaccacggcGCATGCTCATCTCCTGTTCTCGGACCTGCAGCTCACGCTGGCGAAGTGCCAGTTCGCGTTCCCGCAGGGCCAGTTCCGCTGCGGAAGCAGAGGGTGGAGGACCAGCAGACATGTCGCCATTCTGCATGGGTTGTGGTAACGCGCCGCCTTCAGCATCATCGTACAGAACCAGGTGACTGAACTCCTCTAGGCCTTCCACCGACGTGTCACGGGGAATTCGGCCAGCAGGAGGTGCCTGAGGCGGAGGATGGGCACCTGGTGGTCTCATCATACCTCGCCTAGGAGGTGGCATCATTATACCAGAAGCGGTTCGGGCAGGGCCTGGGCGCATAGGACCATTCATCGGTCCTCTCTGCGGCGGCGGAGCGGACGACATGCGTGGAGGTGGCCCCGGCGTAGCCACAGGTGGCGGCGAGTTCTTCGTCGGCGGTTTACTCGTGTTGGCCGCGTTGATGTGGTGAAGCATGGCGTAGAGAGCTTCAATACGAGGCACCTTGATATCCGACTCCATAGCCAGCTTAATGGGGGAACCCAAGAACGTCTCAACTTCCATGGGGCGCCGCGCTTGGAAGTCCTGGTACATGGTGCTGGGCGCTTCGACTGCAGTCATCTTGTCAATAGTGGACTGACAGAAATCAGCCGGGAACTCGCAGCCATGGGCTCGGGCAAGATCAAGCAGCTCGTCAATTATGCCTGAAATTAATTGGCGAACACCGACTTTTTCGAGCAATTGCGCGTAATTGGAGGTTTCAAAAAGAACGCTTGCAGGTTGGAAAGCAATTGGACTGCCAGCAGATGTTAGTTGAGAGCAAAACAGAGATAGGAATAGCTAATGGCACATACCCAATCATGCGTTCAAACTGCTCTTGCCTGATATTATCCGAGACCTTGCAGTCCACCCCACCTGAAGACAATGTCATGGCCAATGCGGACGCCATATCATTCTGTATCGATGAGGGAATGTTGGATTGTTTGCTGGTTGCACCGACCCAGATTTTGGAGCTGCTGAGGTGTTCAAACTCGCTGGCACCGATTTGCGAGATCTCAACGCCGGAAACGAGCGACAAGATCACGTTTGTTGGGAAGCGCTGCTCGAGATGGGACTCGACACCAATGGAGTTTGTGGTGTTCACGAGGATGCAGGTGTGTTGAGGAGTGACGACCGACTCGATGACGGCGGCCAGGTCGTACACGTCAGGCAAGGCCTTGACGCACAGAATGACATAGTCGTACGCATTTTCTCGGGAAGATGCTTCTTCTGGGGCACGGACGACTGCAGAGTAGGAAGACAGATTAGTATCTGCACTGATGTCTGTGTTCTTTTTCTGGGGGAGGAGCGAGGAGAGGACGTACCATGACGAGGTTTAAAGCGCTCATTCCCGAATGCTTTCGATCTATTTTAGATAGAATTGTGTCAATAGTCCAatcaagaagcaaaaaaagAGTCGAATGAAACGTACTTGAATGAAACGCCATATTGCGATACGGGGTCGAAGTTGGATTTCCAGACAAGGGTCACATCGCAAGAGGTGGTCGCTTGCAATCTCCAGGAGATGAAGGCCGAGATAGCATTGCTACCGACTAAACACCATCGAGTCAGTGGTCTAGacgttttcttttttttttctctctcttttgtTTGCAGAAATGGACACGATGAATGATTCAGAGGTCCAGGAGGAATTGGAACCGTGCGTTTTGCATGGCACAAAAAACAAAGGTGATGGTGTAGATCGAGCACAAACAAACCTGATAAGATGCGCAGCCGCGGCGAAGGAGCCATTGTTCACAGGCACCAAAACGAATTGTATTGAAACCGCCAGTCCCGATATTCGACGTTAAAAAGGATGAAGACCGCAAACGATGGGTTGGTTGACCGATCGTGACGGAGAGTAGAGGATCGATCGGGGAGAGCACGAAAGACGGCGTTGTCCACCGAGGCGCGACTGACGCTGCCTTCTCAGGTACAACACGCGAAACCGGTCTTTTTTCCGAGTCGAAAGACGGTTGATTGTTTTGAAAGGAAACAGCGATGGACTGCGTGTAATTAGAAGAAAAttaaggaaaaaaaaaaaaaaaaaaaagagagagagagagatagagagaaaaagagagagaatgaggggaggagggaaAAGGGACAAACGAAGggcaggagaaggaaggaaggGAAGGTTAGAGAGTCGAGACTGCCAAAGGAGAGAGACAGAGCAAAGATACAGAGGGATTGAGAAACCGCAAagggagaaaggaaaaaagaggaaagagtAGAAAGAGGGAAGGAAGAGGgaaggtttttttttttcctgctATTTTTTTTCCCAGGATTTTTTTAGGTGGAAAACCCTCGTTTTGGGATCAGGACAACACGCTGTCTTTGGCTTATGGAGTAAAAATTCGTGCCCAAAAGCAAGCGAAAGAGTaaaacaaaaggaaaaagtGAAGGAAACACAGACTTTTTCTTGTGTCCGCCAACGGTGATGATATCTTTCTTGTCTCCCTGTGTCCTGCGACGAATCCGGAAAACGGGAGGCAAAAAACGAATTATCACCGCAAGCGAATGGACAATAATACGGGAAATGGAATTATTTCTCTTCTCTACACATCAAGTTATTCGTATCCGGGGTTCTTCACCT
This sequence is a window from Aspergillus chevalieri M1 DNA, chromosome 5, nearly complete sequence. Protein-coding genes within it:
- a CDS encoding ketopantoate reductase family protein (COG:S;~EggNog:ENOG410PJ3K;~InterPro:IPR013752,IPR013332,IPR008927,IPR013328;~PFAM:PF02558,PF08546;~go_function: GO:0016491 - oxidoreductase activity [Evidence IEA];~go_process: GO:0055114 - oxidation-reduction process [Evidence IEA]), with amino-acid sequence MAPSPRLRILSVGSNAISAFISWRLQATTSCDVTLVWKSNFDPVSQYGVSFKSKAFGNERFKPRHVVRAPEEASSRENAYDYVILCVKALPDVYDLAAVIESVVTPQHTCILVNTTNSIGVESHLEQRFPTNVILSLVSGVEISQIGASEFEHLSSSKIWVGATSKQSNIPSSIQNDMASALAMTLSSGGVDCKVSDNIRQEQFERMIGPIAFQPASVLFETSNYAQLLEKVGVRQLISGIIDELLDLARAHGCEFPADFCQSTIDKMTAVEAPSTMYQDFQARRPMEVETFLGSPIKLAMESDIKVPRIEALYAMLHHINAANTSKPPTKNSPPPVATPGPPPRMSSAPPPQRGPMNGPMRPGPARTASGIMMPPPRRGMMRPPGAHPPPQAPPAGRIPRDTSVEGLEEFSHLVLYDDAEGGALPQPMQNGDMSAGPPPSASAAELALRERELALRQRELQVREQEMSMRRGGGGGGRRRGPSRPALDEEDEDDYFDPMDTLGIPQVDPDSVDMMSLTSRKNRRMPSASQFRKNPELSLNNSSNSRPASSFSRYFGGGRKRASERIMQEIPGLHDSLFDNPMMSYSSNRYGAVDRNQMQADSRANSMTTSRMGDFPPHPYPTSRRNSHSPATPQGGPPGPGPRMGRPMTAQDPQNLGPPGHSHGGNPSPPVVRAPVPKHPPGHGNAVGPQQVEQHYGVSNNQFPAKRAPKHRSLTGSASASAKSGDSAASANLESENSAHSSQISLGAQQATTPVR